Proteins encoded together in one Methylocystis parvus OBBP window:
- a CDS encoding MAPEG family protein, with the protein MTSQTPELTYVALSAALAGLLWIPIVLNRFYEIGVWATLKNPQRGAQPHADWAYRLASAHRNAVEILVVFAPLALAVHALGIGAPTTALACALYFWSRVAHAVVYAFGAPILRTIAFLIGFGAQAALLLHIVGWA; encoded by the coding sequence ATGACTAGTCAGACCCCTGAATTGACCTATGTCGCGCTGTCCGCAGCCTTAGCGGGCTTACTGTGGATTCCAATTGTCCTTAACCGCTTCTACGAGATCGGCGTGTGGGCGACGCTAAAAAACCCACAGCGTGGCGCGCAGCCGCACGCCGATTGGGCCTATCGGCTGGCGAGCGCCCACCGTAACGCCGTCGAGATCCTCGTCGTGTTCGCGCCACTGGCGCTTGCCGTCCATGCGCTCGGCATCGGTGCGCCGACGACGGCGCTCGCCTGTGCGCTGTATTTCTGGAGCCGGGTTGCACATGCGGTCGTCTATGCGTTCGGCGCGCCGATCCTGCGCACCATTGCCTTCCTGATCGGGTTCGGCGCG
- a CDS encoding AraC family transcriptional regulator — MRLADPLDDALDDLRISGSVLVHEAYKPPWAVDVPTESRLRRLLGVGPDMRVLPFHLTGRGGFDLSREGETIGRVEAPDLLLLPGGSAHCLSNGDAAQSTALETILSDNNRIGAPKDEPGATELICGAFVLRAAPLNPLLGALPPALKVPAGGAEASPALAGAAAMLAAERGRRSRNGFTAQRLLEVLCAEAIRSFQHSQRTRDADWFRGLGDPKISEVVRHVHADPGADWSVEAPAARVALSPSRFAARFRETMGESVMAYVGRWHLNVACRLLRETESPLDRIAERVGYESVPAFSRAFKAQLGRPPAQWRREKGTAFAKSRKLAE, encoded by the coding sequence ATGCGCCTCGCGGATCCGTTGGACGACGCCTTGGATGATCTACGCATCTCCGGCTCGGTGCTGGTTCACGAGGCTTACAAACCGCCCTGGGCCGTCGACGTGCCTACAGAATCGAGGCTTCGCCGCCTCCTCGGCGTCGGGCCGGATATGCGGGTTTTGCCGTTTCATCTGACCGGCCGAGGCGGCTTCGATCTGTCGCGGGAGGGCGAGACAATAGGCCGGGTGGAGGCGCCCGATCTCTTGCTGCTGCCGGGCGGGTCGGCGCATTGCCTCTCCAATGGCGACGCCGCACAGTCGACGGCGTTGGAAACGATCTTAAGCGACAACAACCGGATTGGGGCGCCAAAGGACGAGCCGGGGGCGACAGAGCTAATCTGCGGCGCCTTCGTCTTGCGAGCGGCTCCGCTCAACCCGCTGTTGGGCGCCCTGCCGCCCGCGCTCAAAGTCCCCGCGGGCGGGGCCGAGGCCAGCCCGGCGCTGGCCGGCGCTGCGGCGATGCTGGCGGCGGAGCGCGGGCGGCGTTCCCGTAACGGCTTTACCGCCCAGCGCCTTCTGGAAGTGCTCTGCGCCGAGGCGATTCGTTCGTTTCAGCACAGCCAGCGCACTCGGGACGCGGACTGGTTTCGAGGGCTGGGGGACCCAAAGATTTCAGAGGTGGTGCGCCACGTGCACGCCGATCCCGGTGCAGATTGGAGCGTAGAAGCGCCGGCGGCGCGGGTTGCGTTGTCTCCCTCCCGCTTCGCGGCTCGGTTCCGGGAGACCATGGGGGAAAGCGTCATGGCCTATGTCGGCCGATGGCACCTGAACGTCGCCTGTCGCCTTCTACGCGAGACAGAGTCGCCGCTTGATCGTATCGCCGAGCGCGTCGGATACGAGAGCGTCCCGGCGTTTAGCCGGGCGTTCAAGGCTCAACTAGGTCGCCCACCCGCCCAATGGCGTCGAGAAAAGGGGACCGCCTTCGCCAAAAGTCGGAAGCTTGCTGAATAG
- a CDS encoding TetR/AcrR family transcriptional regulator, translating into MGNAIVSAFRDLLSERFYDEITLDDVAAAAGTTRQTIIRRFGNKSGVLTAFTQRVGEEIEAHRASAASGSVQEAARVLVSDYETTGDMVIRLLALEGRIADIEPTLETGRAGHRKWVETTFGPLLQGLDRAERKDRISQILVATDVWTWFLLRKTQKKSASETTRLIASMIDRLLQA; encoded by the coding sequence ATGGGAAACGCCATCGTCTCGGCGTTTCGCGACTTGTTGAGCGAACGCTTCTATGACGAGATCACGCTCGACGACGTGGCCGCCGCCGCGGGCACCACGCGGCAGACGATCATTCGCCGCTTTGGAAACAAGAGCGGCGTGTTGACGGCCTTCACACAACGCGTCGGCGAGGAGATCGAGGCGCATCGCGCCTCGGCGGCGAGCGGAAGCGTGCAGGAGGCGGCTCGAGTCCTTGTCTCGGATTACGAGACGACGGGCGATATGGTGATCAGACTGCTCGCTCTGGAAGGACGCATCGCCGACATCGAGCCGACGCTCGAAACCGGCCGAGCCGGACACAGAAAATGGGTCGAAACGACGTTTGGCCCGTTGCTGCAGGGCTTGGACCGAGCCGAGCGCAAGGATCGTATTTCGCAAATCCTCGTCGCGACGGACGTCTGGACATGGTTTCTCCTGCGCAAGACGCAGAAAAAATCCGCTTCCGAAACGACCCGCCTGATCGCATCGATGATCGACAGGCTTTTGCAGGCATAG
- a CDS encoding glycosyltransferase, translating into MIATPAPKRLDALVLGWEGGGNVPPTVGAVRSLVERGHRVRVLGDDSMLAEMRRAGARTLPWRRAPNRLDASPQSCFARDWEAPDPVSAFLAWAQAIFLGPSLLHAEDVVEAARTEKTDVIIGSDLLFGGMIAAEALNLPSALLAANVSLLRLPGHPPFGPGLTPATNETERQMQDDVAQQVDAMFDAFLPTLNAARARFGLTPLSRTLDQMRPDRLLLATSPAFDFPVASLPDFIRYVGPILEEPAWAQAIPESPDGVDARPLVVVSFSTTYQGQEAALAATLAALANMPVRGVATLGKGLDGKQIAAPENVRIVVVVQSLRIATRCGWHFVTIRQRAPHSRFRARLSPRL; encoded by the coding sequence ATGATCGCCACGCCAGCGCCAAAGAGGCTTGACGCGCTCGTTCTCGGATGGGAGGGCGGCGGCAATGTGCCGCCGACGGTGGGCGCAGTGCGCTCGCTCGTCGAACGCGGCCATCGTGTGCGCGTTCTCGGCGACGATTCCATGCTGGCGGAGATGCGCCGCGCCGGCGCCAGGACCCTGCCCTGGCGCCGGGCGCCCAATCGCCTGGACGCCTCGCCGCAAAGCTGCTTTGCCCGAGACTGGGAGGCGCCGGATCCCGTCTCGGCCTTCCTGGCGTGGGCACAAGCAATTTTTCTCGGCCCCTCACTCCTTCACGCCGAGGACGTCGTCGAGGCGGCGCGCACCGAGAAGACCGATGTCATTATCGGGTCTGATCTTCTCTTCGGCGGCATGATCGCGGCGGAAGCGCTCAATCTGCCGAGCGCACTCCTCGCCGCCAATGTCAGCCTGCTGCGGCTGCCGGGCCATCCCCCTTTCGGCCCTGGCCTCACCCCGGCGACGAACGAGACGGAGCGGCAAATGCAGGACGACGTCGCGCAGCAGGTCGACGCCATGTTCGACGCCTTTCTTCCCACGCTCAACGCGGCGCGCGCGCGTTTCGGTCTGACGCCGCTGTCGCGCACCCTAGACCAGATGCGGCCGGATCGCCTACTTCTCGCCACCTCCCCCGCTTTCGATTTCCCGGTCGCGTCGCTCCCCGACTTCATCCGATACGTCGGCCCAATCCTCGAGGAACCGGCATGGGCCCAAGCCATTCCGGAATCGCCCGACGGCGTCGATGCGCGCCCGCTCGTCGTCGTGTCCTTTAGCACGACCTATCAGGGCCAGGAGGCGGCGCTCGCCGCGACGCTCGCGGCGCTGGCGAATATGCCGGTACGTGGCGTGGCGACGCTCGGCAAGGGTCTCGATGGCAAGCAAATCGCTGCCCCCGAAAATGTGCGGATTGTGGTTGTGGTGCAATCTTTGCGGATAGCGACGCGATGTGGCTGGCATTTCGTTACGATCAGGCAGCGAGCACCGCACTCCAGATTTCGGGCGCGGTTGTCCCCACGGCTCTAA
- a CDS encoding IS6 family transposase — protein sequence MPSVDDLFKGRHFDREIIVLCVRWYLRYKLSFRDLVEMMAERGLSLAHTTIMRWVQRYVPEFEKRWNRFARQVGGSWRVDETYVKIKGRWVYLYRAVDKAGKTVDFLLRAKRDVAAAKAFFRRAFARHGRPPGKITLDGYQASHRAARELLTQHRAGGVRTRIRSSKYLNNLIEQDHRSIKLRLGPMLGFKRFRHAAITIAGVELMHRIRKGQFALSKFRAVGTTAPEIWSAVLAA from the coding sequence ATGCCGAGCGTGGACGATCTTTTCAAAGGACGCCATTTCGACCGCGAAATCATAGTTCTCTGCGTGCGCTGGTATCTGCGATACAAGCTCAGCTTCCGAGATCTCGTGGAAATGATGGCGGAGCGCGGCTTGTCCCTGGCCCACACGACCATCATGCGCTGGGTTCAGCGCTACGTTCCGGAGTTCGAAAAGCGGTGGAACCGTTTCGCGCGCCAAGTCGGCGGATCGTGGCGCGTCGATGAGACCTACGTCAAGATCAAGGGACGCTGGGTCTATCTCTACCGCGCCGTCGACAAGGCGGGGAAAACGGTGGATTTTTTGCTGCGCGCCAAGCGAGACGTCGCCGCCGCCAAAGCGTTTTTCCGTCGTGCGTTCGCGCGCCACGGACGGCCGCCGGGCAAAATCACGCTCGACGGATATCAGGCGTCACATCGGGCGGCGCGCGAACTTCTCACACAGCATCGAGCCGGCGGCGTACGGACTCGAATTCGATCTTCGAAATACCTGAATAATCTCATTGAACAGGACCACCGATCCATCAAGCTTCGTTTGGGGCCTATGCTCGGGTTCAAGCGATTCCGACATGCGGCGATCACGATCGCCGGCGTCGAACTCATGCATCGCATCAGGAAGGGTCAATTCGCACTGAGCAAATTTAGAGCCGTGGGGACAACCGCGCCCGAAATCTGGAGTGCGGTGCTCGCTGCCTGA